A region of Mycobacteriales bacterium DNA encodes the following proteins:
- a CDS encoding Fur family transcriptional regulator translates to MRPTRQRAAVARALGGSEAFRSAQEVHEALRASGDGVGLTTVYRTLQAMAAAGEVDVLRHGDEAVYRRCRSGEHHHHLVCRSCGTTVELAADEVEAWAAAVAQRHGFGEVSHTVEVFGVCRDCQPKTSG, encoded by the coding sequence GTGAGGCCGACCCGGCAGCGCGCCGCGGTGGCGCGCGCGCTCGGTGGCAGCGAGGCGTTCCGGTCGGCGCAGGAGGTGCACGAGGCGTTGCGCGCCAGCGGCGACGGTGTCGGGCTCACCACCGTCTACCGGACGTTGCAGGCGATGGCGGCGGCCGGCGAGGTCGACGTCCTCCGCCACGGCGACGAGGCCGTCTACCGGCGCTGCCGCTCCGGCGAGCACCACCACCACCTCGTCTGCCGGTCCTGCGGCACGACCGTCGAGCTCGCCGCCGACGAGGTCGAGGCGTGGGCGGCGGCCGTCGCGCAACGCCACGGCTTCGGCGAGGTCAGCCACACCGTCGAGGTGTTCGGCGTCTGCCGCGACTGTCAGCCGAAGACCAGCGGGTAA
- a CDS encoding metal ABC transporter permease produces MTILSLEFMRRALLAAVLVGLTAPAIGTFLVQRRLALMGDGVGHVALTGVGLALLLGTAPLPTAVVLAVAGAVAIELLRERGGTTGDVALALLFYGGIAGGVVLTNVSRSATAFNLVAYLFGSVSTVSGGDLLVIAVLAILVLGVVAVFGRELFAVCYDEEVARASGLPVRVLNLLIAVTAALTVALAMRVVGLLLVSALMVVPVAATQQVARSFRGTLLGSIGLGVAVSVGGLLAAYYLDTAPGAAIVLCAIAVFGATSAWARLR; encoded by the coding sequence GTGACGATCCTGTCGCTGGAGTTCATGCGCCGCGCGCTGCTCGCCGCCGTCCTCGTCGGGCTCACCGCGCCGGCCATCGGGACGTTCCTCGTCCAGCGCCGCCTCGCGCTGATGGGCGACGGCGTCGGCCACGTCGCGCTCACCGGCGTCGGTCTCGCGCTGCTGCTGGGGACGGCGCCGTTGCCGACCGCCGTGGTGCTCGCCGTCGCGGGTGCGGTGGCGATCGAGCTGCTCCGCGAACGCGGCGGCACCACCGGCGACGTCGCCCTCGCGCTGCTGTTCTACGGCGGCATCGCCGGCGGCGTCGTCCTCACCAACGTCTCCCGCTCCGCCACGGCGTTCAACCTCGTGGCGTACCTGTTCGGCTCGGTCAGCACCGTCTCCGGCGGCGACCTGCTCGTCATCGCCGTGCTCGCGATCCTCGTGCTCGGCGTGGTGGCGGTGTTCGGGCGGGAGCTGTTCGCGGTCTGCTACGACGAGGAGGTCGCGCGCGCGTCCGGCCTCCCGGTCCGCGTCCTCAACCTGCTCATCGCCGTCACCGCCGCGCTCACCGTCGCGCTCGCCATGCGCGTCGTCGGGCTGCTGCTCGTGTCGGCGTTGATGGTGGTGCCGGTCGCGGCGACGCAGCAGGTGGCCCGGTCGTTCCGCGGGACGCTGCTCGGCTCGATCGGCCTCGGCGTCGCGGTCTCCGTCGGCGGGCTGCTCGCGGCGTACTACCTCGACACCGCGCCCGGCGCGGCGATCGTGCTCTGCGCCATCGCCGTCTTCGGCGCCACGTCGGCGTGGGCGAGGCTGCGGTGA
- a CDS encoding metal ABC transporter ATP-binding protein — translation MTAAFDLRGGRVVLGGATVLHDVDFAAGADEFVAVLGANGSGKSTLVRTLLRLHPLAGGTLRVFGVPVRDFADWSRVGYVPQRLTSATGVPATVREVVLSGRTPRVSRWRRLSAADRHAADGAVEAVGLAHRRDAVVATLSGGQQQRVLIARALAGEPDVLVLDEPTAGVDAESQDAFAGTLRLLKERGVGVLLVSHHLGALADLVDRVVVVGDGTIGYDGPVPPGGMPDDDHHHPGVADPTRWGLA, via the coding sequence ATGACGGCGGCGTTCGACCTCCGCGGCGGCCGGGTCGTGCTCGGCGGCGCGACCGTGCTGCACGACGTGGACTTCGCGGCCGGTGCCGACGAGTTCGTCGCGGTGCTGGGCGCCAACGGCTCCGGCAAGAGCACGCTCGTCCGCACGCTGCTGCGGCTGCACCCGCTGGCCGGCGGGACGTTGCGGGTGTTCGGGGTGCCGGTCCGCGACTTCGCCGACTGGTCGCGCGTCGGCTACGTCCCGCAACGCCTCACCAGCGCCACCGGCGTGCCCGCCACCGTCCGCGAGGTCGTGCTGTCCGGGCGGACTCCGCGCGTCTCGCGGTGGCGGCGGCTGTCGGCCGCCGACCGCCACGCCGCCGACGGCGCGGTCGAGGCGGTCGGCCTCGCGCACCGGCGCGACGCCGTCGTCGCGACGCTCTCCGGCGGCCAGCAGCAACGCGTCCTCATCGCCCGCGCGCTCGCCGGCGAGCCGGACGTGCTGGTGCTCGACGAGCCGACGGCGGGCGTCGACGCGGAGAGCCAGGACGCGTTCGCCGGGACGTTGCGGCTGCTCAAGGAACGCGGCGTCGGCGTGCTTCTCGTCAGCCACCACCTCGGCGCGCTCGCCGACCTCGTCGACCGCGTCGTCGTCGTGGGCGACGGCACGATCGGCTACGACGGCCCGGTGCCGCCGGGCGGGATGCCCGACGACGACCACCACCACCCCGGCGTCGCCGACCCCACCCGCTGGGGGCTGGCGTGA
- a CDS encoding metal ABC transporter substrate-binding protein, which translates to MHRTLPLLACCLLAAGGCVRGGAVAAGARVRVVAGLYPLAFVAREVGGPLADVTDLTPSGAEPHDVELTAAQVGLVGEADVVLLVRGLQPALDDAAPRRRTLDAGSAGTPAPGAPAGDPHVWLDPVRMADLAGRVADVLARRDAEGAATYRANAAALAGRLRALHAETAAALGRCERREIVTGHAAFGQFAARYGLTQTGIAGVTPDAEPSPRRLAEIAGYVRAHGVRTIFAEALVSPKVADTVARETGARVAVLDPVEGVRGGDDYFSVLRRDVATLRRELGCA; encoded by the coding sequence GTGCACCGGACGCTGCCCCTCCTCGCCTGCTGCCTGCTGGCGGCGGGCGGCTGCGTGCGCGGCGGCGCCGTCGCCGCCGGGGCCCGGGTGCGGGTGGTGGCCGGGCTGTACCCGCTCGCGTTCGTCGCGCGCGAGGTCGGCGGCCCGCTCGCCGACGTCACCGACCTCACGCCCAGCGGCGCCGAGCCGCACGACGTCGAGCTGACCGCCGCGCAGGTCGGGCTGGTCGGCGAGGCCGACGTCGTGCTGCTCGTGCGCGGGCTCCAGCCCGCGCTGGACGACGCGGCGCCGCGCCGGCGCACGCTCGACGCGGGCAGCGCCGGGACGCCCGCGCCGGGCGCGCCGGCCGGCGACCCGCACGTCTGGCTGGACCCGGTGCGGATGGCCGACCTGGCCGGCCGGGTCGCCGACGTCCTCGCCCGTCGCGACGCCGAGGGGGCGGCGACGTACCGCGCCAACGCCGCCGCGCTGGCCGGGCGGCTCCGCGCGCTGCACGCCGAGACGGCCGCCGCGCTCGGCCGCTGCGAGCGCCGCGAGATCGTCACCGGGCACGCGGCCTTCGGGCAGTTCGCGGCCCGGTACGGGCTGACCCAGACCGGCATCGCCGGCGTCACGCCCGACGCCGAGCCGTCGCCGCGGCGGCTGGCCGAGATCGCGGGGTACGTCCGCGCGCACGGCGTGCGCACGATCTTCGCGGAGGCGCTGGTGTCGCCGAAGGTCGCCGACACGGTCGCCCGCGAGACCGGCGCCCGCGTCGCCGTGCTCGACCCGGTCGAGGGCGTGCGCGGCGGCGACGACTACTTCTCGGTGCTGCGCCGCGACGTCGCGACGCTGCGCCGCGAGCTGGGGTGCGCATGA
- the hppD gene encoding 4-hydroxyphenylpyruvate dioxygenase encodes MNDDFPVEGIDHLHFVVGNARQAAHFYSTAFGMRVTAYRGPETGAKDLASYVLESGGARFLITGSVRAGTPATEHVARHGDGVFDVAIRVPDARRAYELALERGATSASEPAIHEDDQGKVVVASIKTYGETWHTFVERAAYDGVFLPGFVAREPFVEPPDKRYFQAVDHVVGNVELGRMDEWVAFYQRVMGFTNMAEFVGDDIATNYSALMSKVVADGTRRVKFPLNEPAIARKRSQIDEYLEFYGGPGVQHVALATNDIVRSVERMKAAGVEFLETPDSYYDETLRERVGDVRVPMDELRRHRILVDRDDEGYLLQIFTKPVQDRPTVFFELIERHGSQGFGKGNFKALFEAIEREQDRRGNL; translated from the coding sequence GTGAACGACGACTTCCCCGTCGAGGGCATCGACCACCTGCACTTCGTCGTCGGCAACGCCCGGCAGGCCGCGCACTTCTACTCCACGGCGTTCGGGATGCGCGTCACCGCGTACCGCGGCCCGGAGACCGGCGCCAAGGACCTCGCGTCGTACGTCCTCGAGTCCGGCGGCGCGCGGTTCCTGATCACCGGGTCGGTCCGCGCCGGCACCCCGGCGACCGAGCACGTCGCGCGGCACGGCGACGGCGTCTTCGACGTCGCGATCCGCGTGCCGGACGCGCGGCGCGCCTACGAGCTCGCTCTCGAACGCGGCGCCACCAGCGCGTCCGAGCCGGCGATCCACGAGGACGACCAGGGGAAGGTCGTCGTCGCGTCGATCAAGACCTACGGCGAGACGTGGCACACGTTCGTCGAGCGGGCGGCGTACGACGGCGTGTTCCTGCCCGGCTTCGTCGCGCGGGAGCCGTTCGTGGAGCCGCCGGACAAGCGGTACTTCCAGGCCGTCGACCACGTCGTCGGGAACGTCGAGCTCGGCCGCATGGACGAGTGGGTGGCGTTCTACCAGCGGGTGATGGGCTTCACGAACATGGCGGAGTTCGTCGGCGACGACATCGCGACCAACTACTCGGCGCTGATGTCCAAGGTCGTCGCGGACGGCACCCGGCGGGTGAAGTTCCCGCTCAACGAGCCCGCGATCGCGCGCAAGCGCAGCCAGATCGACGAGTACCTCGAGTTCTACGGCGGCCCCGGCGTGCAGCACGTCGCGCTCGCCACCAACGACATCGTGCGCTCGGTCGAGCGGATGAAGGCGGCGGGCGTCGAGTTCCTGGAGACCCCGGACTCGTACTACGACGAGACGCTGCGCGAGCGGGTCGGCGACGTGCGGGTGCCGATGGACGAGCTGCGCCGGCACCGCATCCTCGTCGACCGCGACGACGAGGGGTACCTGCTCCAGATCTTCACCAAGCCCGTGCAGGACCGGCCGACCGTGTTCTTCGAGCTGATCGAGCGGCACGGCTCGCAGGGCTTCGGGAAGGGCAACTTCAAGGCGCTGTTCGAGGCGATCGAGCGCGAGCAGGACCGCCGCGGCAACCTCTGA
- the greA gene encoding transcription elongation factor GreA, giving the protein MTESTVTETWLTQDAYDRLRAEHDRLVAARPEVSLMIERAREEGDLRENGGYHAAKEEQGKQEARIRQLEQLLRTARVGEAPTSAGVAGPGMVVSVRFEGDDEPERFLLGSREDHVDGDLEIYSVNSPLGKALTGVRVGQTVSYDLPNGRQMKVELLDAAPFTG; this is encoded by the coding sequence GTGACCGAGAGCACGGTGACCGAGACCTGGCTGACCCAGGATGCGTACGACCGGCTGCGGGCCGAGCACGACCGGCTGGTCGCGGCGCGACCCGAGGTGTCGCTGATGATCGAGCGGGCGCGGGAGGAGGGGGACCTCCGGGAGAACGGCGGGTACCACGCCGCCAAGGAGGAGCAGGGCAAGCAGGAGGCGCGGATCCGGCAGCTCGAGCAGCTCCTGCGGACCGCGCGCGTCGGCGAGGCCCCCACCAGCGCCGGCGTCGCCGGACCCGGCATGGTCGTCAGCGTGCGGTTCGAGGGCGACGACGAGCCGGAACGCTTCCTGCTCGGCTCCCGCGAGGACCACGTCGACGGCGACCTGGAGATCTACTCCGTCAACTCCCCGCTCGGGAAGGCGCTCACCGGCGTCCGCGTCGGGCAGACCGTGAGCTACGACCTCCCCAACGGCAGGCAGATGAAGGTGGAGCTGCTCGACGCGGCTCCGTTCACGGGCTGA
- a CDS encoding DUF4307 domain-containing protein produces MSAEAVPDDQRSTLAKYVAVGLGALVLAVGLVVVLLPSKTPDISFRTLTVQATSPTQVVVTFEVTKAPLASAECSVTATGPDREIVDRLVGIRIGPSPGQRTTTHTVTVPTGQRATNASVATCVITRTR; encoded by the coding sequence GTGAGCGCGGAAGCCGTCCCCGACGACCAGCGGAGCACCCTCGCCAAGTACGTCGCCGTCGGACTCGGCGCCCTCGTCCTCGCCGTCGGCCTCGTCGTCGTCCTCCTGCCCAGCAAGACGCCGGACATCTCGTTCCGGACCCTCACCGTGCAGGCGACGAGCCCGACGCAGGTGGTGGTGACGTTCGAGGTGACGAAGGCGCCGCTGGCGTCGGCCGAGTGCTCGGTCACCGCCACCGGGCCGGACCGCGAGATCGTCGACCGCCTGGTCGGCATCCGCATCGGCCCCTCCCCGGGGCAGCGCACGACGACGCACACCGTGACGGTCCCGACCGGCCAGCGCGCGACGAACGCCTCCGTCGCGACGTGCGTCATCACGCGGACCCGGTAG
- the mca gene encoding mycothiol conjugate amidase Mca, giving the protein MPAVGPDGERLRLMAVHAHPDDESSKGAATMARYAREGVDVLVVTCTGGEAGDILNPAMDRPEIVADLAAVRRQELVKAVNILGVRQVDLGFVDSGLPQRPEGAPDDYELPPLDAGCFAMQPPEVTARALVEVVRRERPHVIITYDENGGYPHPDHIACHQVSVAAFEQAGDPERFPDAGEPWQPSKLYYVHGWHYDKLRAIHDALLERGLESPYGEWLESWVRDPQDERRVTTRVPCGEFFALRNEALIAHATQVDPEGSWFAVPLDLQREVWPTEDYELARSLVDTELPEDDLFAGLREPSRAG; this is encoded by the coding sequence ATGCCGGCCGTTGGCCCCGACGGCGAACGCCTGCGGCTCATGGCCGTGCACGCCCACCCCGACGACGAGTCGAGCAAGGGTGCGGCGACGATGGCGCGGTACGCCCGGGAGGGCGTGGACGTGCTGGTCGTCACGTGCACGGGTGGCGAGGCGGGCGACATCCTCAACCCGGCGATGGACCGGCCGGAGATCGTGGCGGACCTGGCGGCGGTGCGCCGCCAGGAGCTGGTGAAGGCGGTCAACATCCTGGGCGTGCGCCAGGTGGACCTGGGGTTCGTCGACTCCGGGCTGCCGCAGCGGCCGGAGGGCGCGCCGGACGACTACGAGCTGCCGCCGCTGGACGCGGGGTGCTTCGCGATGCAGCCGCCGGAGGTGACGGCGCGGGCGCTGGTGGAGGTCGTGCGCCGGGAGCGGCCGCACGTGATCATCACCTACGACGAGAACGGCGGGTACCCGCACCCCGACCACATCGCCTGCCACCAGGTGTCGGTGGCGGCGTTCGAGCAGGCGGGGGACCCGGAGCGGTTCCCGGACGCGGGCGAGCCGTGGCAGCCGTCGAAGCTGTACTACGTCCACGGCTGGCACTACGACAAGCTGAGGGCGATCCACGACGCGCTGCTGGAGCGCGGTCTGGAGTCGCCGTACGGCGAGTGGCTGGAGAGCTGGGTCCGCGACCCGCAGGACGAGCGCCGGGTGACGACGCGGGTGCCGTGCGGCGAGTTCTTCGCGCTGCGCAACGAGGCGCTGATCGCGCACGCCACGCAGGTCGACCCGGAGGGGTCGTGGTTCGCGGTGCCGCTGGACCTCCAGCGGGAGGTCTGGCCGACGGAGGACTACGAGCTGGCCCGGTCGCTGGTGGACACCGAGCTGCCGGAGGACGACCTGTTCGCGGGTCTGCGCGAGCCGAGCCGGGCGGGCTGA